In Tessaracoccus flavus, the following are encoded in one genomic region:
- a CDS encoding proteasome assembly chaperone family protein, producing the protein MQNPSDLYRFVTDPEPAPQGNVLLVALGSFIDAGQVQRLLSGHLLETGDAELIATFDIDQLYDYRGRRPTMTFDSNRWAEYDAPSMLLHRLTDRDGETYHLLTGAEPDFQWERVVEAIRELVETLRVALVVTVHGVPMGVPHTRPVGFTAHSTDPSLIGDAHSPFGRVQVPGSIAALLELRLGQLGHRAAGFAIHVPHYLAASEFAEGALTALNAVVDLTRLSLPNDDLVEKAEINRRAIAAEVEGNEEVVAIVSALEQQYDAFMQGQHLPSLWAEGAKLPSADQLGAELEDFLRTVSDEDPDQDG; encoded by the coding sequence GTGCAGAATCCGTCTGATCTCTACCGCTTCGTGACTGATCCCGAGCCCGCGCCGCAGGGCAACGTCCTGCTCGTGGCGCTGGGCTCGTTCATCGACGCCGGCCAGGTTCAGCGTCTCCTGAGCGGGCACCTCCTCGAGACGGGTGACGCGGAGTTGATCGCGACGTTCGACATCGACCAGCTCTACGACTACCGGGGTCGCCGCCCGACCATGACCTTCGACTCCAACCGGTGGGCGGAGTACGACGCGCCGTCGATGCTCCTGCACCGTCTCACGGACCGCGACGGGGAGACCTACCACCTCCTGACCGGCGCGGAGCCGGACTTCCAGTGGGAGCGGGTCGTCGAGGCCATCCGCGAACTCGTCGAGACGCTTCGCGTGGCGCTGGTCGTCACGGTGCACGGCGTCCCGATGGGCGTTCCCCACACCAGGCCGGTCGGCTTCACCGCCCACTCGACGGACCCGTCGCTCATCGGCGACGCGCACTCCCCCTTCGGCCGGGTTCAGGTCCCCGGCTCGATCGCGGCTCTTCTCGAGCTCCGCCTGGGTCAGCTCGGCCACCGGGCCGCGGGGTTCGCCATCCACGTGCCCCACTACCTCGCCGCCTCGGAGTTCGCCGAGGGTGCACTGACTGCGCTCAACGCCGTCGTGGACCTCACTCGCCTCAGCCTCCCCAACGACGACCTCGTGGAGAAGGCGGAGATCAACCGCCGCGCCATCGCCGCGGAGGTGGAGGGCAACGAGGAGGTGGTCGCGATCGTCTCCGCGCTCGAGCAGCAGTACGACGCGTTCATGCAGGGTCAGCACCTGCCCAGCCTCTGGGCCGAGGGCGCCAAGCTCCCCTCCGCCGACCAGCTGGGTGCCGAGCTCGAGGATTTCCTACGGACCGTCTCCGATGAGGATCCCGATCAGGACGGCTGA
- a CDS encoding GNAT family N-acetyltransferase — protein sequence MRIIDKAFPELTVHELYAILRLRMDVFVVEQACAYPELDGRDAEPETRHLWVPADGDGLPGIATYLRVLNDGDGVRIGRVVTSPGHRGRGLSGALLRHAIDANAHARIDIDAQSHLARWYGGFGFQVNGEEFLEDGIPHLPMHLDPRSG from the coding sequence ATGCGCATCATCGACAAAGCCTTTCCTGAGCTCACCGTTCACGAGCTGTACGCGATCCTGCGGCTACGGATGGACGTGTTCGTCGTCGAGCAGGCCTGCGCCTATCCGGAGCTGGACGGCCGAGACGCCGAGCCTGAAACCCGCCACCTGTGGGTCCCTGCCGATGGGGACGGGCTGCCCGGGATCGCGACCTACCTCCGCGTCCTGAACGACGGCGACGGCGTCCGGATCGGCCGGGTGGTGACCAGCCCGGGCCACCGGGGAAGGGGCCTCAGCGGCGCACTGCTTCGCCACGCCATCGACGCCAACGCCCACGCGAGGATCGACATCGATGCGCAGAGCCATCTCGCCCGCTGGTACGGGGGTTTCGGGTTCCAGGTCAACGGCGAGGAGTTCCTCGAGGACGGCATCCCGCACCTTCCCATGCACCTAGATCCGCGGTCCGGCTAA
- a CDS encoding dihydrofolate reductase family protein: MATLVFGMNQSLDGYVNHDRFAPGPTLFCHFIEEARTQAASIYGRRVYELMSYWDDDDPAWSDDEREFAIAHRRQPKWVASRTLTSVGPNAQLIGGDLGDAVARLKSELDGEIAVAGPRLAGQLTELGLIDEYRIYLHPVVLGGGDPFFAGPRPPLRLISADEMGDDVLRLRYAPA, translated from the coding sequence ATGGCAACCCTTGTCTTCGGAATGAACCAGTCGCTCGACGGCTACGTGAACCACGACCGCTTCGCACCCGGCCCGACCCTCTTCTGTCACTTCATCGAGGAGGCCCGAACCCAGGCGGCATCGATCTACGGCCGCCGGGTCTATGAGCTCATGAGCTACTGGGACGACGACGACCCCGCTTGGAGCGACGACGAGCGTGAGTTCGCGATCGCGCACCGGCGCCAGCCCAAGTGGGTGGCATCGCGGACCCTGACGTCCGTGGGCCCCAACGCACAGCTCATCGGCGGGGATCTTGGGGATGCCGTCGCCCGCCTGAAGAGCGAGCTCGACGGCGAGATCGCCGTCGCCGGACCCCGCCTCGCGGGACAGCTGACGGAACTGGGGCTCATCGATGAATACCGGATCTACCTCCACCCGGTGGTGCTCGGGGGCGGCGACCCGTTCTTCGCCGGTCCCCGTCCACCGCTGCGGCTGATCAGCGCCGACGAGATGGGAGACGACGTCCTCAGGCTGAGGTACGCCCCCGCCTAG
- a CDS encoding DUF2461 domain-containing protein, with the protein MSEVQGIPFEAIDFYEELEVNNSREWWASQRERYSSVVRAPMEALGAALEGEFGDTKVFRPNRDVRFSQDKSPYKTHQGVVASTASRMGWYVQISAEGLMTAAGWYASTAGQVARYRAALDDEDTGAELRRIVDELTAAGYAIDGDRLKTRPRGVEPDHPLLDLLRHRTLTASQQYGAPDWLPTPDVAERVRADWRAYRPLMAWLDRHVGDG; encoded by the coding sequence ATGAGTGAGGTGCAGGGGATCCCGTTCGAGGCCATCGACTTCTATGAGGAGCTGGAGGTCAACAATTCCCGAGAGTGGTGGGCCTCCCAGCGCGAGCGTTACAGCTCCGTGGTCCGCGCCCCCATGGAGGCACTCGGCGCCGCTCTGGAGGGCGAGTTCGGTGACACCAAGGTGTTTCGCCCCAACCGTGACGTGCGCTTCTCCCAGGACAAGTCTCCGTACAAGACCCACCAGGGGGTCGTCGCCTCGACGGCGTCGCGGATGGGCTGGTACGTCCAGATCAGCGCTGAGGGTCTGATGACCGCGGCCGGCTGGTACGCGTCCACCGCCGGTCAGGTTGCCCGCTACCGGGCGGCACTGGACGACGAGGACACCGGCGCCGAGCTTCGGAGGATCGTCGACGAACTGACCGCCGCGGGTTACGCCATCGACGGCGACCGACTCAAGACCCGCCCCCGGGGCGTCGAGCCGGACCACCCGCTGCTCGACCTTCTGCGACACCGGACGCTGACCGCCAGCCAACAGTACGGCGCGCCGGACTGGTTGCCCACCCCCGACGTCGCCGAGCGGGTCCGAGCCGACTGGCGTGCCTACCGGCCGCTGATGGCATGGCTGGACCGGCACGTCGGCGACGGCTGA
- a CDS encoding SDR family oxidoreductase: METDTTVARTVLVTGVGRKRGIGAGIALHLAQEGWDLALSFLPEYDDRVGLERGPRDPEDVAELCRGEGARVDLLPANLADPQVPAQLVAAANTRGDLAALVLCHTESVDSSILTTSVESWDRHYSVNARASWLLIKAFAELIPPHVREAQAGRVVALTSDHTAHNLPYGSSKGALDRIVVAAAIELAGHGISANALNPGPIDTGWMDDDVRASLTGQTPARRLGTPQDTADLVGFLLSPAGGWITGQVLHSNGGFAVK; encoded by the coding sequence GTGGAGACCGACACCACCGTCGCCAGGACAGTGCTCGTCACAGGGGTGGGACGCAAGCGCGGTATCGGGGCGGGCATCGCCCTTCACCTCGCACAGGAGGGGTGGGACCTCGCCCTCAGCTTTCTACCGGAGTACGACGACCGAGTCGGCCTCGAGCGCGGACCGCGGGATCCCGAGGATGTGGCGGAGCTCTGCCGGGGGGAGGGAGCCAGGGTTGACCTGCTTCCGGCAAACCTTGCTGATCCGCAAGTCCCAGCGCAGCTCGTGGCCGCGGCAAACACCCGTGGCGATCTCGCGGCCTTGGTGCTTTGTCACACCGAGAGCGTGGACTCCTCGATCCTCACCACCTCGGTGGAGAGCTGGGACCGGCACTATTCCGTGAACGCTCGAGCGTCCTGGCTGCTCATCAAAGCGTTCGCCGAGCTCATTCCGCCCCACGTTCGGGAGGCGCAAGCGGGGCGTGTGGTCGCGTTGACCAGCGACCACACCGCCCACAATCTTCCGTACGGCTCGAGCAAGGGCGCCTTGGACCGGATCGTCGTGGCTGCGGCCATTGAGTTGGCCGGTCACGGCATCTCGGCGAATGCGCTGAATCCCGGGCCGATCGACACCGGCTGGATGGACGACGATGTGCGGGCTTCGCTGACCGGGCAGACGCCCGCACGCAGGCTGGGCACGCCCCAAGACACGGCCGACCTGGTCGGGTTCCTGCTCTCCCCGGCGGGAGGATGGATCACCGGGCAGGTGCTGCACAGCAACGGCGGTTTCGCCGTCAAGTAG
- a CDS encoding nuclease-related domain-containing protein: MSEESTSVVDVKRMRLRYAGTCAACGVPLAAGTTADYDRTSKTVACIVCPPTDANTDQGERRDPSIDVGSPTVTEDAPAVEASPEVWERPTLEAVDGQGGASAAAEFQRRHGARRDRVLNSYPRMGKFLLAVFDDPQSTKAWSVGAEGERLLSEMLAGMAGESLRVLNDRRIPRTRANIDHLVVCPSGVFVVDAKRYRNARPALKVEGGLIRPRTELLTVAGRDRTTLVTGMQKQLDLVQTALADQPDIPVWGVLCFVEADWPLLGGPFTVNGVHVMSPKKLRAQLTHPGPLDEARIADVQWHLHEAFPRQKQS; the protein is encoded by the coding sequence GTGAGTGAGGAATCGACGTCGGTTGTGGACGTCAAGCGGATGCGGCTGCGCTACGCCGGCACCTGCGCGGCCTGTGGCGTGCCACTGGCCGCAGGGACGACAGCGGACTACGACCGGACCAGCAAGACCGTGGCGTGCATCGTCTGCCCGCCCACCGACGCCAACACCGACCAGGGTGAGCGCAGGGATCCCTCAATCGACGTCGGCTCCCCCACCGTCACGGAGGATGCTCCGGCAGTGGAAGCTTCTCCCGAGGTGTGGGAGAGACCGACGCTGGAGGCGGTTGATGGCCAGGGCGGCGCGTCCGCAGCTGCGGAGTTTCAGCGCCGACACGGCGCCCGCCGGGATCGGGTGCTCAACAGCTACCCACGCATGGGGAAGTTCCTGCTCGCGGTGTTCGACGACCCACAGTCCACGAAGGCGTGGTCGGTCGGAGCCGAAGGCGAGCGGTTGCTCAGCGAGATGCTGGCCGGCATGGCGGGAGAGAGTCTGCGCGTCCTGAACGACCGCCGGATCCCCCGCACCAGAGCGAACATCGACCACCTCGTCGTCTGCCCGTCCGGGGTGTTCGTCGTGGACGCGAAGCGGTACCGCAACGCGCGCCCCGCGCTGAAGGTGGAAGGCGGTCTCATTCGGCCGCGCACCGAGTTGCTGACCGTCGCTGGGCGAGACCGCACGACGCTGGTCACCGGCATGCAGAAGCAGCTCGACCTCGTCCAGACGGCACTGGCCGACCAGCCCGACATTCCGGTCTGGGGCGTGTTGTGTTTTGTCGAGGCCGACTGGCCGCTCCTCGGCGGACCCTTCACCGTCAACGGGGTGCACGTCATGTCGCCGAAGAAGCTGAGGGCGCAGCTGACCCATCCCGGGCCACTCGACGAGGCCCGCATCGCCGACGTTCAGTGGCACCTGCACGAGGCCTTCCCGCGCCAGAAGCAGAGCTGA